The following proteins are co-located in the Robbsia betulipollinis genome:
- the nuoI gene encoding NADH-quinone oxidoreductase subunit NuoI — translation MIAIRDFFRSFLLLELLRGMAMTGKYVFKRKITVQFPEEKTPLSPRFRGLHALRRYENGEERCIACKLCEAVCPALAITIESETRADNTRRTTRYDIDLTKCIFCGFCEESCPVDSIVETQILEYHGEKRGDLYFTKDMLLAVGDHYEKEIAAAKAADAPYR, via the coding sequence ATGATTGCAATCAGAGATTTTTTCCGCAGCTTTCTGCTGCTCGAGTTATTGCGCGGAATGGCGATGACCGGGAAGTACGTGTTCAAGCGCAAGATCACCGTGCAGTTCCCGGAGGAGAAGACGCCGCTGTCGCCGCGTTTCCGGGGCCTGCACGCGCTGCGCCGCTACGAGAACGGCGAGGAACGCTGCATCGCCTGCAAACTGTGCGAGGCGGTCTGCCCGGCGCTGGCGATCACGATCGAATCGGAAACGCGTGCCGACAATACCCGCCGCACCACGCGCTACGACATCGATCTGACGAAGTGCATCTTCTGCGGCTTCTGCGAGGAAAGCTGCCCCGTGGATTCGATCGTCGAGACGCAGATCCTCGAATACCACGGCGAAAAGCGCGGCGATCTCTATTTCACGAAGGACATGCTCCTCGCGGTGGGCGACCATTACGAGAAGGAAATCGCCGCGGCGAAGGCCGCCGATGCGCCGTACCGCTGA
- the nuoK gene encoding NADH-quinone oxidoreductase subunit NuoK: MLTLAHYLVLGAILFAISIVGIWLNRRNVIIILMAIELMLLAVNTNFVAFSHYLGDANGQVFVFFVLTVAAAEAAIGLAILVALFRRLDTINVEDLDRLKG, encoded by the coding sequence ATGCTGACCCTCGCCCACTACCTGGTTCTCGGTGCGATCCTGTTCGCGATCAGCATCGTCGGAATCTGGCTGAACCGGCGCAACGTGATCATCATCCTGATGGCGATCGAGTTGATGCTGCTGGCGGTGAACACCAATTTCGTCGCGTTCTCGCATTATCTCGGCGACGCGAACGGGCAGGTGTTCGTATTTTTCGTGCTGACCGTGGCCGCGGCGGAAGCGGCCATCGGGCTGGCGATCCTGGTCGCGTTGTTCCGTCGTCTCGATACGATCAATGTGGAAGATCTCGACCGTCTCAAAGGCTAG
- the nuoL gene encoding NADH-quinone oxidoreductase subunit L: MANTINPTLLLAIALAPLFGSLVAGLFGHAIGRRGAHVVTIAGVAISFVLSSMVFVDVLHGASFNGTIYEWMNVGPLKLEVGFLVDSLTALMMCVVTFVSLMVHIYTIGYMADDDGYQRFFCYISLFTFAMLMLVMSNNFLQLFFGWEAVGLVSYLLIGFWYTRPTAIYANMKAFLVNRVGDFGFILGIGLLLANAGSLNYGDVFAHREALAALSFPGTHWGLLTVACICLFIGAMGKSAQFPLHVWLPDSMEGPTPISALIHAATMVTAGIFMVARMSPLFELSDAALSFILVIGAITALFMGFLGLVQNDIKRVVAYSTLSQLGYMTVALGASAYPVAVFHLMTHAFFKALLFLAAGSVIIGMHHDQDMRNMGGLRKYMPITWITSLVGSLALIGTPFFSGFYSKDSIIDAVRESHLPGSGFAYFAVLFSVFITALYAFRMYFLVFHGAERFRRPHTQHGQEAQVHGSHPDAHSGAPAVAHAVAHAGHAHGHSDAGDAHGQQPPHESSWVVTLPLILLAIPSVIIGAVAISPLLYGGFFSHGVVFSKVIFIGANHAGLEEMAQGYHGWLGMTLHSLQGAPVWLALLGVVVAWIFYIKRPDIPAMLQRRFSGIHTLLENKYYFDKINDAVFARGLLAVGRGLWKEGDQAVIDGAVDGSANAMRWVARLLRPLQTGYVYHYAFAMIIGVVVLLTLFVTLGGN; encoded by the coding sequence ATGGCAAATACAATCAATCCCACGCTGCTGCTCGCGATCGCGCTCGCGCCGCTGTTCGGTTCCCTGGTCGCGGGCCTGTTCGGCCATGCGATCGGCCGTCGCGGCGCGCATGTCGTCACCATCGCCGGGGTCGCGATCTCCTTCGTTCTGTCGTCGATGGTGTTCGTCGACGTGCTGCACGGGGCGAGCTTCAACGGCACGATCTACGAATGGATGAACGTCGGGCCGCTCAAGCTCGAAGTCGGCTTCCTCGTCGATTCGCTGACCGCGCTGATGATGTGCGTCGTGACCTTCGTGTCGCTGATGGTCCACATCTACACGATCGGCTACATGGCCGACGACGACGGTTACCAGCGCTTCTTCTGCTACATCTCGCTGTTCACCTTCGCGATGCTGATGCTGGTGATGAGCAACAACTTCCTGCAGCTGTTCTTCGGCTGGGAAGCGGTGGGGCTGGTGTCCTATCTGTTGATCGGTTTCTGGTACACGCGACCCACCGCGATCTACGCGAACATGAAGGCCTTCCTGGTGAACCGGGTCGGCGACTTCGGCTTCATCCTCGGTATCGGCCTGCTGCTCGCCAATGCCGGGTCGCTGAACTACGGCGACGTCTTCGCGCATCGAGAGGCGCTCGCCGCCCTGAGTTTCCCGGGTACGCACTGGGGGCTGCTGACGGTCGCCTGCATCTGCCTGTTCATCGGCGCAATGGGTAAGTCCGCGCAATTCCCGCTGCACGTCTGGCTGCCGGATTCGATGGAAGGCCCGACGCCGATCTCCGCGTTGATCCACGCGGCGACGATGGTCACCGCCGGCATCTTCATGGTGGCGCGCATGTCGCCGCTGTTCGAACTGTCCGACGCCGCGCTGTCCTTCATCCTCGTGATCGGCGCGATCACGGCGCTGTTCATGGGTTTCCTGGGACTGGTGCAGAACGACATCAAGCGCGTGGTCGCGTATTCGACGCTGTCGCAACTCGGTTACATGACGGTCGCGCTGGGCGCGTCCGCCTATCCGGTCGCGGTGTTCCACCTGATGACGCACGCCTTCTTCAAGGCGTTGCTGTTCCTGGCGGCCGGCTCGGTGATCATCGGCATGCATCACGATCAGGACATGCGCAATATGGGCGGCCTGCGCAAATACATGCCGATCACCTGGATCACCTCGCTGGTCGGCTCCCTGGCGCTGATCGGCACGCCGTTCTTCTCCGGCTTCTATTCGAAGGATTCGATCATCGACGCGGTGCGGGAGTCGCATCTGCCCGGCTCCGGCTTCGCGTATTTCGCGGTGCTGTTCAGCGTGTTCATCACCGCGCTGTACGCCTTCCGGATGTATTTCCTGGTGTTCCACGGTGCGGAGCGTTTCCGTCGACCGCATACGCAGCATGGTCAGGAAGCGCAGGTGCACGGGTCGCATCCCGACGCACATTCCGGCGCACCCGCCGTTGCACACGCCGTTGCGCACGCCGGCCACGCGCACGGCCATTCCGACGCGGGCGACGCGCACGGTCAGCAGCCGCCGCACGAGTCGTCGTGGGTGGTCACGCTGCCGCTGATCCTGCTCGCGATTCCGTCGGTGATCATCGGCGCGGTGGCGATCTCGCCGCTGCTCTATGGCGGCTTTTTCAGCCACGGCGTCGTATTCAGCAAAGTCATCTTCATCGGCGCGAACCACGCCGGGCTCGAGGAGATGGCCCAGGGCTATCATGGCTGGCTCGGCATGACCCTGCATTCGCTGCAAGGCGCGCCGGTCTGGCTGGCGTTGCTCGGCGTGGTGGTGGCATGGATCTTCTACATCAAGCGCCCGGACATCCCCGCGATGCTGCAGCGCCGTTTCTCGGGCATCCACACGCTGCTGGAGAACAAGTACTACTTCGACAAAATCAACGATGCGGTGTTCGCGCGGGGGCTGCTGGCGGTCGGCCGCGGCTTGTGGAAAGAGGGCGATCAGGCCGTGATCGACGGTGCCGTGGACGGCAGCGCCAATGCGATGCGCTGGGTGGCGCGCCTGTTGCGGCCCCTGCAGACCGGTTACGTCTATCACTACGCGTTCGCGATGATCATCGGCGTGGTGGTGTTGTTGACGCTGTTCGTCACGCTCGGCGGGAACTAA
- a CDS encoding NADH-quinone oxidoreductase subunit M, producing MHALPLLSLAIWIPIVTGIVTLVFGSSRDPRVARRIALGGALLGLLVVLPLISGFDASSASLQFVERISWIERYNVEYYLGVDGISMWFVVLTAFVTVIVVISAWEVIQVKTAQYLASFMILSGLMVGVFCAADGLLFYTFFEATLIPMYIIIGVWGGANRVYAAFKFFLYTLAGSLLMLIALIYLYRESGTFEMQRWYALPLTFSEQIFLFIAFFFAFAVKVPMWPVHTWLPDAHVEAPTGGSVVLAAIMLKLGAYGFLRFSLPITPDASHFFASTMITLSLIAVVYVGVVALVQTDMKKLVAYSSIAHMGFVTLGFFMFHDLGMEGAIVQMISHGFVSGAMFLSIGVLYDRMHTRDISAYGGVVNTMPKFAAFALLFAMANCGLPGTSGFVGEFMVILSAVKFNFWIGLLAATTLMLGAAYTLWMYKRVYFGAVANERVARLKDIGAREFSLLAVLGALVLIMGLYPKPFTDTMHQSVVSLLTHVGQSKL from the coding sequence ATGCATGCACTTCCGTTGTTGAGTCTGGCGATCTGGATTCCGATCGTCACCGGCATCGTCACGCTCGTATTCGGTTCCAGCCGTGACCCGCGCGTCGCGCGCCGGATCGCGCTCGGCGGCGCGCTCCTCGGCCTGCTGGTCGTATTGCCGCTGATCTCCGGCTTCGACGCCAGCTCCGCCTCGTTGCAGTTCGTCGAGCGCATCAGCTGGATCGAACGCTACAACGTCGAGTATTATCTCGGCGTCGACGGCATCTCCATGTGGTTCGTCGTGCTGACCGCCTTCGTCACGGTGATCGTCGTGATCTCGGCGTGGGAGGTGATCCAGGTCAAGACCGCGCAGTACCTGGCGTCGTTCATGATTCTCTCGGGTCTGATGGTCGGCGTCTTCTGCGCCGCCGACGGGCTGCTGTTTTACACGTTCTTCGAAGCCACGCTGATTCCGATGTACATCATCATCGGCGTCTGGGGCGGGGCGAACCGGGTTTACGCGGCGTTCAAGTTCTTTTTGTACACGCTCGCCGGTTCGCTGCTGATGCTCATCGCGCTGATCTATCTGTACCGGGAATCGGGCACCTTCGAGATGCAGCGCTGGTATGCGCTGCCGTTGACGTTCTCCGAGCAGATCTTCCTCTTCATCGCCTTTTTCTTCGCGTTCGCGGTGAAGGTGCCGATGTGGCCGGTGCATACCTGGCTGCCGGACGCGCACGTCGAGGCGCCGACCGGCGGCTCGGTGGTGCTCGCGGCGATCATGCTGAAGCTCGGCGCCTACGGATTCCTGCGCTTCTCGCTGCCGATCACGCCCGACGCCTCCCATTTTTTCGCGTCGACGATGATCACGCTGTCGCTGATCGCGGTGGTCTACGTCGGCGTGGTGGCGCTGGTGCAGACCGACATGAAGAAGCTGGTCGCGTATTCGTCGATCGCGCACATGGGGTTCGTGACGCTGGGATTCTTCATGTTTCATGATCTCGGCATGGAGGGCGCGATCGTCCAGATGATCTCGCACGGCTTCGTCTCCGGCGCGATGTTCCTCTCGATCGGCGTGTTGTACGATCGCATGCACACGCGCGACATCAGCGCCTACGGCGGCGTGGTCAACACGATGCCGAAGTTCGCCGCCTTCGCGCTGCTGTTCGCGATGGCCAACTGCGGCCTGCCGGGCACCTCCGGTTTCGTCGGCGAATTCATGGTGATCCTGTCCGCGGTGAAGTTCAATTTCTGGATCGGCCTGCTCGCCGCCACGACCCTGATGCTGGGCGCGGCGTACACCTTGTGGATGTACAAGCGCGTGTATTTCGGCGCGGTCGCCAACGAGCGGGTCGCGCGACTCAAGGATATCGGTGCGCGCGAATTTTCCCTGTTGGCCGTGCTGGGCGCGCTGGTGCTCATCATGGGCCTGTATCCCAAACCCTTTACCGACACGATGCATCAATCCGTGGTGAGCCTGCTCACCCACGTCGGCCAGTCGAAACTGTAG
- the nuoN gene encoding NADH-quinone oxidoreductase subunit NuoN, translating to MQNANMSVLLPELLLLVAAILTVINDAFGGVGGRRITYAIALVSSLVAAAWYAVLATSPATMHFFDNMYVVDPMASTLKAFVCLGFAITLIYSRRYVALRGLFGGDLYMLGMFSLLGQLVMISGSNMLTLYLGLEMMSLSLYALIALRRDDATSSEAAMKYYVLGALASGFMLYGISMTYGATGSLDLGEIYRVLASGRVNNTVLLFGIVFVVVGVTFKLGTAPFHMWVPDVYQGSPTAMTLLIGAGPKMAAFAFGFRFLVDGMLPLAVDWQQMLVIVSALSLIIGNVMGLVQTNIKRLLAYSAISNQGFVLLGLIGGVFNGNADNAASAYGSAMFYSVVYLLTTLAAFGVILIISRQGVEADQLEDLKGLNQRSPWTAFIMLVLMFSLAGIPPTAGFYAKLSVLSTVVNAGFIWLAVLAVIASLVGAFYYLRIVKLMYFDVPLDETPVEPNPVARSVLTVNGLAILVLGVVPGPLLTLCLHAMRRAYGG from the coding sequence ATGCAAAATGCGAATATGAGTGTCCTGCTACCGGAGCTGCTGTTGCTCGTGGCCGCGATCCTGACCGTCATCAACGATGCGTTCGGCGGGGTGGGCGGGCGGCGGATAACCTATGCCATCGCCCTGGTGTCGTCGCTCGTCGCGGCCGCCTGGTACGCGGTGCTGGCGACGTCGCCGGCGACGATGCATTTCTTCGACAACATGTATGTGGTCGACCCGATGGCCAGCACGCTGAAGGCTTTCGTCTGCCTGGGCTTCGCCATCACGCTGATCTATTCGCGGCGTTACGTGGCGCTGCGCGGGCTTTTCGGCGGCGATCTCTACATGCTCGGGATGTTCTCGCTCCTCGGGCAACTGGTGATGATCAGCGGCAGCAACATGCTGACGCTGTACCTGGGCCTGGAAATGATGTCGCTGTCGCTGTACGCGCTGATCGCGCTGCGCCGCGACGACGCGACGTCGAGCGAAGCGGCGATGAAGTACTACGTGCTGGGCGCGCTGGCGTCGGGCTTCATGCTGTACGGCATCTCGATGACCTACGGCGCGACCGGCTCCCTGGACCTTGGCGAGATCTACCGGGTGCTGGCGTCCGGCCGCGTGAACAACACCGTGCTGCTGTTCGGCATCGTCTTCGTGGTGGTGGGCGTGACCTTCAAGCTGGGCACCGCACCGTTCCACATGTGGGTCCCGGACGTGTATCAGGGCTCGCCGACGGCGATGACGCTGCTCATCGGCGCCGGTCCGAAAATGGCGGCGTTCGCGTTCGGTTTCCGTTTTCTCGTCGACGGCATGCTGCCGCTGGCGGTGGACTGGCAGCAGATGCTGGTGATCGTCTCGGCGCTGTCGCTGATCATCGGCAACGTAATGGGTCTGGTGCAGACGAACATCAAACGCCTGCTGGCGTATTCGGCGATATCGAACCAGGGTTTCGTGCTGCTCGGGCTGATCGGCGGGGTGTTCAACGGCAATGCGGACAATGCCGCGAGCGCGTACGGCTCGGCGATGTTCTACAGCGTCGTCTATCTGCTGACCACGCTGGCCGCGTTCGGCGTGATCCTGATCATCTCGCGGCAGGGCGTCGAGGCCGATCAGCTCGAGGACCTGAAAGGGCTCAACCAGCGCAGCCCCTGGACCGCCTTCATCATGCTGGTGCTGATGTTCTCGCTGGCGGGGATTCCGCCGACCGCGGGTTTCTATGCGAAACTCTCGGTGTTGAGCACGGTGGTCAACGCCGGCTTCATCTGGCTGGCGGTGCTGGCGGTGATCGCGTCGCTGGTGGGCGCCTTCTACTACCTGCGCATCGTCAAATTGATGTATTTCGACGTGCCGCTGGATGAAACGCCGGTCGAGCCCAATCCGGTCGCCCGTTCCGTCCTGACGGTCAATGGCCTCGCGATCCTGGTACTCGGCGTCGTGCCGGGGCCGCTGCTGACCCTGTGTCTGCATGCGATGCGCCGCGCTTATGGAGGTTGA
- a CDS encoding DUF2818 family protein, with protein sequence MSVAGWFIVLFAVLFANLPFANQRVFALIPLGRRKTAWMRIGELVVAYFIVGAFGYLLEARAGNVFPQGWQFYAVTFSLFVVFAFPGFTARYLVKYRT encoded by the coding sequence ATGTCCGTAGCAGGGTGGTTCATCGTTTTGTTCGCGGTGCTGTTCGCGAATCTGCCCTTCGCGAACCAGCGGGTGTTCGCGCTGATTCCACTCGGGCGCCGCAAGACGGCCTGGATGCGCATCGGCGAACTGGTGGTTGCGTATTTCATCGTGGGCGCGTTCGGGTATCTGCTCGAAGCCCGCGCCGGCAATGTCTTTCCCCAGGGCTGGCAGTTCTACGCGGTGACCTTCAGCCTGTTCGTGGTCTTCGCGTTTCCCGGTTTCACCGCCCGCTATCTGGTCAAGTACCGCACTTGA
- a CDS encoding NUDIX domain-containing protein translates to MTTEPRFDAPADPDAGLIETTLDSRTAYDGHFLTVKHDTVRLPDGKSATREFIVHPGAVMVIPLFDDGRVLVERQYRYPMGRVMTEFPAGKLDAGEDPQVCAHRELREETGYSARELVHLTRVHPVISYSTEFIELYLARGLSAGERRLDEGEFLDLEIVRPEDLMAAVRRGEITDVKTIIGAFWLEKFLSGQWAGI, encoded by the coding sequence ATGACGACCGAACCCCGCTTTGACGCACCGGCCGACCCGGACGCCGGCCTGATCGAGACGACGCTGGATAGTCGCACCGCCTACGACGGGCATTTTCTGACGGTCAAGCACGATACCGTGCGTCTGCCGGACGGCAAGTCCGCAACGCGCGAATTCATCGTGCATCCGGGCGCGGTCATGGTCATTCCCCTGTTCGACGACGGTCGCGTCCTGGTCGAGCGGCAGTATCGCTATCCGATGGGCCGGGTGATGACCGAATTTCCTGCCGGCAAGCTGGACGCCGGCGAAGACCCCCAGGTCTGCGCGCATCGCGAACTGCGCGAGGAAACGGGATACAGCGCTCGCGAGCTTGTCCATCTGACACGCGTGCATCCGGTCATTTCCTACTCGACCGAATTCATCGAACTCTATCTCGCGCGCGGCTTGAGCGCGGGCGAGCGGCGCCTCGACGAAGGCGAGTTCCTCGATCTGGAAATCGTGCGGCCCGAGGACCTCATGGCCGCCGTGCGGCGCGGTGAGATCACCGACGTGAAGACCATCATCGGCGCGTTCTGGCTGGAAAAATTCCTGTCCGGACAATGGGCCGGCATCTGA
- a CDS encoding DUF1178 family protein, which yields MKVFDLRCAHDHRFEGWFASSAAFDDQLARDLIACPVCGDTRIARLPSVPHLNLGTARTRGPASPPAVTVPQQAATVPRLQAQWLGMVREMVRQTEDVGQAFAEEARRIHYQEAPARAIRGVTSPREAAELADEGIDIVALPMPVAAKGSLQ from the coding sequence ATGAAGGTCTTCGATCTGCGCTGCGCGCATGACCACCGTTTCGAGGGCTGGTTCGCCTCGAGCGCTGCGTTCGACGATCAACTCGCACGTGATCTGATCGCCTGTCCGGTCTGCGGCGACACGAGGATCGCACGCCTGCCGTCCGTGCCGCATTTGAATCTCGGGACCGCCCGGACACGGGGCCCTGCATCGCCGCCGGCCGTGACGGTACCGCAGCAGGCCGCCACGGTCCCCCGTCTGCAGGCGCAGTGGCTAGGAATGGTGCGTGAGATGGTGCGTCAGACGGAGGACGTCGGACAGGCGTTTGCTGAGGAAGCGCGCCGCATTCATTACCAGGAAGCACCGGCGCGTGCGATCCGGGGCGTAACGAGCCCGCGGGAGGCAGCGGAGCTTGCCGACGAAGGGATCGACATCGTCGCATTGCCGATGCCCGTGGCCGCGAAAGGATCCCTGCAGTAG
- a CDS encoding pyridoxal phosphate-dependent aminotransferase: protein MNQAAQSLHTPSFPSRLPKVGTTIFSVMSALATEKNAINLGQGFPDFACDPKLVDAVAQAMRDGHNQYPPMAGAALLREAIADKVRAIYGRTYHPVNEITVTAGATEALLSAILCAVGAGDEVIVIEPSYDSYLPTIELAGGVPVLVSLAAPDYAIPFEALAAAVTPRTRMIIINTPHNPTGRIWQPEDIERLADIVRDTNIVVLSDEVYEHMVFDGRAHASVARHPELAARSFVVSSFGKTHHVTGWKVGYVLAPAALTIEFRKVHQFNVFTVNTPMQIGIANYMRDPATYHGLPAFYQRKRDLFRAGLVRTRFAPLPCEGTFFQCVDYSAISDLPEAEFCRWLINEAGVAAIPLSAFYRDGRDSGVIRFCFAKSETTLQAALEKLMGV from the coding sequence ATGAACCAAGCCGCACAGAGTCTGCATACCCCGTCATTCCCCTCGCGCCTGCCGAAAGTCGGCACGACCATTTTTTCGGTCATGTCGGCGCTGGCGACGGAGAAAAACGCCATCAACCTGGGCCAGGGCTTTCCCGATTTCGCGTGCGATCCCAAGCTCGTCGACGCGGTGGCGCAGGCCATGCGCGACGGCCACAACCAGTATCCGCCGATGGCCGGAGCGGCGTTGCTGCGTGAAGCCATCGCCGACAAGGTGCGCGCCATCTACGGGCGCACCTATCATCCGGTGAATGAAATTACCGTGACCGCCGGTGCCACCGAGGCCTTGCTCTCGGCCATCCTGTGCGCGGTCGGCGCGGGCGACGAGGTCATCGTCATCGAGCCCAGCTACGACAGCTATCTGCCGACGATCGAGCTGGCGGGCGGCGTGCCGGTCCTGGTGTCCCTGGCCGCGCCCGACTACGCGATCCCCTTCGAGGCGCTGGCGGCGGCGGTGACGCCGCGCACGCGCATGATCATCATCAACACCCCGCACAATCCCACCGGGCGGATCTGGCAGCCGGAAGACATCGAACGGCTCGCCGACATCGTACGCGACACGAACATCGTCGTGCTGTCCGACGAGGTCTACGAGCATATGGTCTTCGACGGTCGCGCGCATGCCAGCGTCGCGCGTCATCCGGAACTGGCGGCACGCAGCTTCGTCGTCTCGAGCTTCGGCAAGACGCATCACGTGACCGGCTGGAAGGTGGGTTATGTGCTGGCCCCGGCGGCCCTGACGATCGAGTTCCGCAAGGTGCACCAGTTCAACGTATTCACGGTCAATACGCCGATGCAGATCGGCATCGCGAACTACATGCGCGACCCCGCGACCTACCACGGTCTGCCCGCATTTTATCAGCGCAAGCGCGACCTCTTCCGGGCGGGGCTCGTGCGCACGCGTTTCGCGCCGCTGCCCTGCGAGGGCACATTCTTCCAGTGCGTCGACTACTCCGCGATCAGCGATCTCCCCGAGGCCGAATTCTGCCGCTGGCTGATCAACGAAGCCGGCGTCGCGGCCATTCCCCTGTCCGCCTTCTACCGGGATGGACGCGACTCCGGCGTGATCCGCTTCTGCTTCGCGAAAAGCGAAACGACCCTGCAGGCGGCATTGGAAAAGCTGATGGGCGTTTGA
- a CDS encoding putative toxin-antitoxin system toxin component, PIN family, producing MPGSPAAPSGANPVIDTAAASASTTASTTASALLTVLDSNVWIDILVFDDPDSRPIRTALETGTLAAVIDPACLYELDRVLDYPQFARFALDKAAALATTLRLACLLDAAPPAPPIDGGMAGAAAAMPLPSTPPLPRCSDRDDQKFLELAARSGARWLVTKDKALLKLARRFTRDFACRIDRPGDFVAAALSPPEARPGQPD from the coding sequence CTGCCCGGCTCGCCCGCCGCGCCTTCCGGGGCCAACCCGGTCATCGACACCGCGGCCGCCAGTGCATCGACAACCGCATCGACAACCGCATCGGCGCTGCTCACGGTACTCGATTCCAATGTCTGGATCGACATTCTGGTGTTCGACGACCCCGACAGCCGCCCGATCCGCACAGCGCTGGAGACGGGTACGCTCGCCGCGGTGATCGACCCGGCCTGCCTGTACGAGCTCGACCGCGTGCTCGACTATCCGCAATTCGCGCGTTTCGCGCTCGACAAGGCCGCGGCACTGGCGACAACGCTGCGTCTGGCGTGCCTGCTCGACGCGGCCCCGCCCGCCCCGCCCATCGATGGCGGCATGGCGGGTGCCGCCGCCGCGATGCCCCTGCCGTCCACACCGCCCTTGCCGCGTTGCAGCGATCGCGACGACCAGAAATTCCTGGAACTCGCCGCGCGCAGCGGCGCGCGGTGGCTGGTCACGAAAGACAAGGCCTTGCTGAAGCTCGCGCGCCGCTTCACCCGCGATTTCGCCTGCCGCATCGACCGGCCGGGCGATTTCGTCGCCGCCGCACTGTCGCCGCCGGAAGCGCGTCCCGGTCAGCCGGATTAG
- the yaaA gene encoding peroxide stress protein YaaA: MIIVLSPAKSLDFDTPPHTSKHTLPDLLDDSTQLIAALRRLSPAQIASLMRISDPLAHLNFDRFANWHTPFDARNAKQSVLAFDGDVYAGLDAASLGGPDLDYAQRHLRILSGLYGLLRPLDLIQPYRLEMGSRFANDRGRDLYAFWGPRIADALNQAFDEHPRAGERVLINLASEEYFKSVTRGELRAPVVTPVFEDWKADRYKIISFHAKRARGLMARYATTARLDRAEGLKAFAAEGYAFAAAASDANRWVFRRRQA; the protein is encoded by the coding sequence ATGATAATCGTTCTGTCGCCCGCCAAGTCACTCGACTTCGACACGCCGCCGCATACCAGCAAACATACCCTGCCCGACCTGCTCGACGATTCGACGCAGTTGATCGCGGCATTGCGGCGTTTGTCGCCGGCCCAGATCGCGAGCCTGATGCGCATCTCCGACCCGCTCGCCCATCTGAATTTCGACCGTTTCGCGAACTGGCACACCCCTTTCGACGCACGCAACGCGAAACAATCGGTACTGGCCTTCGATGGCGACGTGTATGCCGGGCTGGACGCCGCCTCGCTAGGTGGCCCAGACCTGGATTATGCGCAGCGACATCTGCGAATCCTCTCCGGCCTGTACGGGCTGCTGCGCCCGCTCGATCTGATCCAGCCCTACCGGCTGGAGATGGGATCGCGTTTCGCCAACGACCGCGGGCGCGACCTGTACGCGTTCTGGGGGCCGCGCATCGCCGACGCCCTGAACCAGGCGTTCGACGAACATCCCCGCGCAGGCGAGCGTGTGCTGATCAATCTCGCATCCGAAGAATATTTCAAGTCCGTGACGCGCGGCGAACTGCGTGCCCCCGTCGTCACGCCGGTCTTCGAGGATTGGAAGGCAGACCGCTACAAGATCATCAGCTTCCACGCGAAACGTGCCCGCGGCCTGATGGCACGTTATGCCACCACGGCGCGGCTCGACCGTGCCGAGGGTCTGAAGGCGTTCGCCGCAGAAGGCTATGCGTTCGCCGCGGCGGCATCCGATGCGAACCGGTGGGTGTTCCGCCGGCGCCAGGCCTGA